In Papaver somniferum cultivar HN1 chromosome 1, ASM357369v1, whole genome shotgun sequence, a genomic segment contains:
- the LOC113280288 gene encoding F-box protein At3g07870-like codes for MEELPVDIKMEIFSRLPPDPLLNCKLVCKTWEKLLSHRKVGLLFLIRTPSKRNLELYYGSYDEIYDKANSGEEFPHKSLTKIIHPGINWQGSLQCFFIDHIVGSCNGLVCIRVPHHKVLDPVYICNPITTEYINLPRIKHKKGFVVSGFGYHPSNNKFKVIRIHYPDREYSDMPITSKGSVEIYTLGSDSGWRSIGEITYAISRRGVLANGTIYWLDYEQAKIVAFDLLNEEFRVLPTIPQCLDVSDKALYRKKKILYQMRVLGGRMCLVYYVFGKDMDIWSYKKIDDVEEGSQSWSWILEFRIPSSVIDVNELHEPFALTKNNEVLIWVAKRGISCYDKKTESLKVLVEEDYRLGECQGIPHMSCFLSVKSFGMKVKSRKNQHTEKKMSPNNKTKYIITRDFV; via the coding sequence ATGGAGGAGCTTCCTGTTGATATAAAAATGGAGATCTTTTCTCGTCTTCCTCCGGATCCGCTTTTGAACTGCAAACTTGTTTGCAAAACTTGGGAGAAGCTTCTCTCACATAGAAAAGTGGGTCTTCTTTTCTTGATTCGGACACCCTCCAAAAGGAATCTTGAACTTTACTATGGCAGTTATGATGAAATATATGATAAAGCTAATTCTGGTGAGGAGTTTCCACACAAAAGTCTGACGAAGATCATTCATCCTGGCATTAATTGGCAAGGTTCCTTGCAATGTTTTTTCATAGATCACATAGTTGGTTCgtgcaatggtctggtatgtatTCGTGTGCCCCATCACAAAGTCCTAGATCCTGTTTACATCTGCAACCCTATAACTACCGAGTACATCAACCTTCCACGAATCAAACATAAGAAGGGTTTTGTTGTGAGCGGATTTGGCTACCATCCTTCAAACAACAAATTTAAGGTTATTCGAATCCATTATCCAGATAGAGAGTACTCTGATATGCCCATCACGAGCAAAGGATCTGTTGAGATATACACACTTGGGAGTGACAGTGGGTGGAGAAGTATTGGAGAAATAACCTACGCAATCTCCAGAAGGGGTGTCCTTGCAAATGGAACAATCTATTGGTTGGATTACGAGCAAGCAAAAATCGTGGCATTCGATTTGTTAAATGAAGAATTCCGAGTGCTCCCAACCATACCACAATGTCTTGATGTTAGTGACAAAGCCTTGTATCGGAAGAAGAAAATCTTGTATCAAATGAGGGTGTTGGGTGGGCGTATGTGTCTTGTTTATTATGTATTTGGCAAGGACATGGATATATGGTCGTACAAAAAAATCGATGATGTTGAAGAGGGATCCCAATCTTGGAGCTGGATTTTGGAATTTCGTATACCATCTTCAGTTATTGACGTGAATGAGTTGCATGAACCGTTTGCCCTCACAAAGAATAATGAGGTCCTAATATGGGTAGCAAAAAGGGGTATTTCTTGTTATGACAAGAAAACGGAATCTCTCAAGGTACTTGTGGAGGAAGATTATAGATTGGGCGAGTGCCAAGGAATCCCACACATGAGCTGTTTTCTTTCAGTGAAATCTTTTGGTATGAAGGTAAAAAGTAGGAAAAATCAACACACAGAGAAGAAAATGTCTCCTAACAATAAAACTAAATACATTATTACTAGAGATTTTGTTTAA